Sequence from the Ooceraea biroi isolate clonal line C1 chromosome 2, Obir_v5.4, whole genome shotgun sequence genome:
ATGTTTTCATTTGACACACATGTATTATAGTTTTAGCCGCTGTACCTCTGCCAGAttgtttttacaatttatgttTGTCCGATTTTGATTATTCCATAGGTTGTTCGTACATTTTTCTATGTTTGCGGCAATGATGTCTCTGACACCATACGTCACTAACGAGATAATATTGACTTACTAAATTGCCGAACGATTATTTCTCTGAATTCCTGAATAAACGtacgaataaaaattttgcattaatttttttatcatctaATATATAGTACATTTCGCTATAGTGCAATTGAAAAAGGAATCAGTGTGCTACGTGATAATGCTGCTATTTgactaaatatatttcaggtatattttcataaatctcTTCTCACTCACTAATCAGTAATCACACCGTTATTAATGCGGGCATAAAATAAGAGACGATAATTTTCTCGCGAAATTCCTATGATACAAGTAAAAGCGCTCGATATTAAAAGTATACAAAGGAGATATTAAAACcacgttttcatttacaaagtaataatgcaattaaataattctatttaGTACTAGTATGTACAGAGTGGATCACGAGAAACACGGAACACCTTTTAATGATCTTTCTAGACTTGAATATGCCAACACGCATAGAACGCAActtaaatgattataaatgtTCCTCTAACAttctaacatatatatatatattttttttatataaattagataGAATATAACACTGTACATCTCTCTTAGTACCAGCTACGAGATATACACGTGTGAGAACtttcttattataaaaaagagaaaaaataaaattatgttggcaaagaaaaatttcaaaaatagctGTATCAACgacaaaataacaataatagtcaatagttgaaaaattaaaaaaattttctgtgTATCATACTTGTTTCTTAGAATCATACAAGCTATATCCGTATAAATTTGTATGTCTCCAAATCTAGGTAGAGCTCAACTCAGATGTCCCAATAGATCACCCTGTACAAATTGGAGTATtctcacacacacgcgcgcgcgcgtacacatacacatacacacatatccgtataaaataaataaacttgacaaatataataacatgatTGACTATTATCAAAGTAAAATAAGAGGAATGGATATTAAGTCAAATGCCGAGTTTACAATAGCCAGCTTATTAGGAGTAATAACACATGTTTATGTCGAAAATTTGTCTTATACAATAACAAGTCATAAATAATCGTCCTTTCTAAATCAGATATGCATCTCCCCCATAATCGCCCGAgtcttaaaattaataacgaatcCGATAAATACTTTACGAAAGAACATTCGATTGCCGAGAGAGTCGTAAATAAGTAAGAATGAATTTGTCATACGCGTTAAAATAAATCGTTCCCGGCGTATCTTTAACGAATGTGCCTGTCGATTGGTGCTAATGTTAACGGTTAATGCTAATGCACTGGTATAGTTTCACGTGTCAAACTATgtgaatatttattcaacgGCCATTGCACGCTCAATCGAAAGTATAATCTACATAGAGAAATGAGATGTTTGTTGCACGACTCGTGCCGCGAATGAAATCGAACGAGTAACTCGTACAAAATTGACGTAACCATGTATACAAGTGAATACATACACATGACGGCAAGTTAAATCGCTACGCGAAAGAGATTCCAAGAGAATTGGAAAAGCTGCATTACGTGAAAAATGAAACGCGCTAAGAAATGCAACGACGCCCGAATTCGAATTCGAGATACTCGAATCGcctatatttctatataagtAAGATGGAAAAGATCTACGGTAAAGGTCCAATCGAAAATCAAGTGCCTCCAAGGGGGTGGATCGGGGGGTGGAGGCAGAGGGACTTGTTACGGACGGCAATGACCTCTCTTTCTGCCACCTTCGTTGCCGTCCTCATCCTCGCCGCCCCTTCGCACTTCCGTGTAACGTTCACCCTTCACACTTACAATCTTATTGTCGAGGTATCGCACGAGCTTCTTCGGCTCCGTTTTTGGCGCGACCGGACGATGCTCGCGGCAATCATCATCCCTGTCGACGTAACTATATCGCGCTATGATGCGCGATTTTAATTCTTCGTCGTTCACTCTCGCCTTGTTACGAGCATTCGGCTGGAAAAATCAAGATAATCATACCACATATTCATATCGAATCAacatacgtgtatgtgtgtgtgtgtgtgtttggcATATGTGCTATCTGTACGTATGTCGTGAATTATTAACTCGAGACAACTCGATAAAAATCTGTGCCTTTTGCAACTAAATAATCAAAGTCCGTAAAATTCTTACCGTTAAAAACGTAAGGTTGCTAACGATACTCTGACCGGCTTCTTGACGGTGTAGCGCGAGTTGCGCGGCTTTTGCTATGTCACCGCCGGCCACCGCTAAACAGTGTCTTGCTTCAGCAGGGCTCGCAGCTGGAAACATCTCTTGCAGCAGAGCCATTTGCGGCCAAGAGGATTCCTGAAACGCCACGGAACAAAGGAACGAATGGTGAATGAAGAATGTCTGAGAGAATGCTGAATGTCGTTGCAAACTTCTTCTCTTACTTCCGAGAAGTATTCCCCGCTAGAATCGCTA
This genomic interval carries:
- the LOC105287905 gene encoding CUE domain-containing protein 2, with translation MSRTMDEKEELVKKALFSFVRKQVPTAQLSLIDDIVLSYVVSMVEESALEENLDVDGLCEMVSACLPEFSTIEKEAVSKWLLDVESKLKQGSKENENCQSHSDPLNHISLTALLPAGTQRMRVHHLSETSDAGSDSSGEYFSEESSWPQMALLQEMFPAASPAEARHCLAVAGGDIAKAAQLALHRQEAGQSIVSNLTFLTPNARNKARVNDEELKSRIIARYSYVDRDDDCREHRPVAPKTEPKKLVRYLDNKIVSVKGERYTEVRRGGEDEDGNEGGRKRGHCRP